A single region of the Panthera tigris isolate Pti1 chromosome B1, P.tigris_Pti1_mat1.1, whole genome shotgun sequence genome encodes:
- the LOC102963150 gene encoding placenta-specific gene 8 protein, whose translation MNPVVSQPGYGTGGVMHSDWQSGVFDCCDDLGICLCGTFFPLCLSCQIASDMNECCLCGASVAMRTLYRTRYGIPGSICSDFLWLGCFPHCTLCQLKRDIEKRKAMNAF comes from the exons ATGAATCCCGTTGTTTCACAGCCAGGATATGGGACCGGGGGTGTGATGCATAGTGACTGGCAATCTGGCGTATTTGACTGCTGTGATGACCTGGGGATTT GCCTCTGTGGGACCTTCTTTCCCCTATGCCTTTCCTGTCAGATCGCCTCTGACATGAACGAATGCTGTCTGTGCGGAGCGAGTGTCGCCATGAGGACCTTGTATCGGACGCGATATGGCATCCCG GGATCTATTTGCAGTGATTTCCTATGGCTGGGATGTTTCCCTCATTGCACCCTTTGCCAACTCAAGCGAGatattgagaaaagaaaagcaatgaatgCTTTCTAA